One window from the genome of Oryza glaberrima chromosome 3, OglaRS2, whole genome shotgun sequence encodes:
- the LOC127767114 gene encoding phosphatidylserine decarboxylase proenzyme 1, mitochondrial isoform X2 has protein sequence MRRFRVWPPSPSPWPLLASRPCPHSHHHRSPFHASANSGARQGNFILPGATAATLVMFGILHARRMYEDQKVVERKEKGIEPEFSPDFKASFLRLLPLRSMSRLWGSLMEVELPVFMRPAIYKAWARAFHSNLQEAAMPLEEYPSLQAFFIRSLKEGSRPIDADPNCLVSPVDGKVLRLGELRGPGTMIEQVKGFSYSAASLLGASSSLHGAEEEDFSREHTEQSNPADSNAKSWWRVSVAKPKLWDQTLLSPKKGIFYCVIYLHPGDYHRVHSPVDWNIIKRRHFSGHLFPQNERAVRTIRNLYVENERVVLEGQWKEGFVAIAAIGATNVGSIKLYIEPELRTNRAGSKILNSQPEPPDDRVYEPVGTGVMVKKGEEIAGFKMGSTVVMVFEAPVVSKARWREDGSGTVTSDFDFCIKAGDRIRVGEAIGRWTSRE, from the exons ATGAGGAGGTTTAGGGTTtggcctccatctccatcgCCATGGCCGCTGCTCGCTTCCCGCCCTTGCCCTCACTCCCACCACCATCGCAGTCCCTTCCACGCCTCCGCCAACTCCGGCGCCCGCCAAG GCAATTTTATTCTACCTGGTGCAACGGCAGCAACTCTTGTCATGTTTGGTATTCTACATGCTAGGCGTATGTACGAAGACCAAAAA GTTGTTGAAAGGAAGGAGAAAGGAATTGAGCCGGAATTCTCACCAGATTTCAAG GCTTCATTTCTCAGGCTTCTGCCATTGCGTTCGATGTCACGTTTATGGGGATCCTTGATGGAAGTG GAACTTCCAGTGTTCATGCGCCCTGCCATCTATAAAGCATGGGCTAGAGCCTTCCACTCCA ATTTGCAAGAAGCTGCTATGCCACTAGAAGAATACCCTTCTTTACAGGCATTCTTCATCCGTAGTCTCAAAGAAGGTTCAAGGCCCATTGATGCAGACCCAAACTGTCTG GTGAGTCCTGTGGATGGTAAAGTTCTGCGGCTTGGAGAACTTAGAGGTCCAGGAACCATGATTGAGCAAGTGAAGGGCTTTTCTTATTCTGCTGCTTCTCTTCTTGGTGCAAGTTCATCTCTTCATGGTGCTGAAGAAGAAGATTTTTCTAGAGAGCATACAGAACAAAGTAATCCCGCAGATTCAAATGCAAAATCATGGTGGCGAGTATCAGTGGCTAAACCCAAATTATGGGATCAAACTCTGCTGAG CCCAAAGAAAGGCATCTTCTATTGTGTCATTTATTTACACCCTGGTGATTATCATCGAGTTCACTCTCCTGTTGATTGGAACATTATAAAGCGCCGACATTTCTCAG GTCATCTCTTCCCCCAAAATGAACGTGCCGTGCGGACCATCAGAAACTTGTATGTTGAGAATGAAAGG GTAGTACTTGAAGGGCAGTGGAAGGAAGGCTTTGTTGCAATTGCAGCCATTGGTGCTACTAATGTTGGCTCTATCaaa CTATATATTGAACCAGAGCTAAGGACAAATAGGGCAGGGTCGAAGATACTGAACTCCCAGCCTGAGCCTCCCGATGATCGAGTTTATGAACCTGTAGGCACCGGTGTGATGGTTAAAAAGGGGGAAGAG ATAGCAGGGTTTAAGATGGGATCGACGGTGGTGATGGTATTTGAGGCACCTGTAGTGTCCAAGGCAAGATGGAGAGAGGATGGCAGTGGCACGGTAACGTCAGATTTCGATTTCTGTATCAAGGCTGGCGATAGGATCAGGGTAGGAGAAGCCATTGGGCGATGGACATCGCGGGAATGA
- the LOC127767114 gene encoding phosphatidylserine decarboxylase proenzyme 1, mitochondrial isoform X1, with amino-acid sequence MRRFRVWPPSPSPWPLLASRPCPHSHHHRSPFHASANSGARQGQGNFILPGATAATLVMFGILHARRMYEDQKVVERKEKGIEPEFSPDFKASFLRLLPLRSMSRLWGSLMEVELPVFMRPAIYKAWARAFHSNLQEAAMPLEEYPSLQAFFIRSLKEGSRPIDADPNCLVSPVDGKVLRLGELRGPGTMIEQVKGFSYSAASLLGASSSLHGAEEEDFSREHTEQSNPADSNAKSWWRVSVAKPKLWDQTLLSPKKGIFYCVIYLHPGDYHRVHSPVDWNIIKRRHFSGHLFPQNERAVRTIRNLYVENERVVLEGQWKEGFVAIAAIGATNVGSIKLYIEPELRTNRAGSKILNSQPEPPDDRVYEPVGTGVMVKKGEEIAGFKMGSTVVMVFEAPVVSKARWREDGSGTVTSDFDFCIKAGDRIRVGEAIGRWTSRE; translated from the exons ATGAGGAGGTTTAGGGTTtggcctccatctccatcgCCATGGCCGCTGCTCGCTTCCCGCCCTTGCCCTCACTCCCACCACCATCGCAGTCCCTTCCACGCCTCCGCCAACTCCGGCGCCCGCCAAGGTCAAg GCAATTTTATTCTACCTGGTGCAACGGCAGCAACTCTTGTCATGTTTGGTATTCTACATGCTAGGCGTATGTACGAAGACCAAAAA GTTGTTGAAAGGAAGGAGAAAGGAATTGAGCCGGAATTCTCACCAGATTTCAAG GCTTCATTTCTCAGGCTTCTGCCATTGCGTTCGATGTCACGTTTATGGGGATCCTTGATGGAAGTG GAACTTCCAGTGTTCATGCGCCCTGCCATCTATAAAGCATGGGCTAGAGCCTTCCACTCCA ATTTGCAAGAAGCTGCTATGCCACTAGAAGAATACCCTTCTTTACAGGCATTCTTCATCCGTAGTCTCAAAGAAGGTTCAAGGCCCATTGATGCAGACCCAAACTGTCTG GTGAGTCCTGTGGATGGTAAAGTTCTGCGGCTTGGAGAACTTAGAGGTCCAGGAACCATGATTGAGCAAGTGAAGGGCTTTTCTTATTCTGCTGCTTCTCTTCTTGGTGCAAGTTCATCTCTTCATGGTGCTGAAGAAGAAGATTTTTCTAGAGAGCATACAGAACAAAGTAATCCCGCAGATTCAAATGCAAAATCATGGTGGCGAGTATCAGTGGCTAAACCCAAATTATGGGATCAAACTCTGCTGAG CCCAAAGAAAGGCATCTTCTATTGTGTCATTTATTTACACCCTGGTGATTATCATCGAGTTCACTCTCCTGTTGATTGGAACATTATAAAGCGCCGACATTTCTCAG GTCATCTCTTCCCCCAAAATGAACGTGCCGTGCGGACCATCAGAAACTTGTATGTTGAGAATGAAAGG GTAGTACTTGAAGGGCAGTGGAAGGAAGGCTTTGTTGCAATTGCAGCCATTGGTGCTACTAATGTTGGCTCTATCaaa CTATATATTGAACCAGAGCTAAGGACAAATAGGGCAGGGTCGAAGATACTGAACTCCCAGCCTGAGCCTCCCGATGATCGAGTTTATGAACCTGTAGGCACCGGTGTGATGGTTAAAAAGGGGGAAGAG ATAGCAGGGTTTAAGATGGGATCGACGGTGGTGATGGTATTTGAGGCACCTGTAGTGTCCAAGGCAAGATGGAGAGAGGATGGCAGTGGCACGGTAACGTCAGATTTCGATTTCTGTATCAAGGCTGGCGATAGGATCAGGGTAGGAGAAGCCATTGGGCGATGGACATCGCGGGAATGA